From a single Streptomyces sp. NBC_01264 genomic region:
- a CDS encoding kelch motif-containing protein, with product MDYRPSKRFKKTALGASAAALLLALNAPAALSFAGDRYHSYKIGQAGYRAQYGSWGLTTLPEEYRINAMHAALLRTGKVLLIAGSGNDQRNFDKGTFSTVLWNPQDDSFKKIPTPEDFFCSGHSQLPDGQLLVAGGTARYEVLGGKVTRAGGGMRVKNESPDKAVTLAKGTVFRSPSGVEYVSKFAVTVPKAIRRFEVAYGRGGQMMPWKTEVVAAEARVFVEAVREGAAGLTTQAAQYEVAGLTAKDARNVYGLAERLSADKQDFQGIKSAYEFDPVAEKYVPVDPMRDARWYPTLVGLQDGRVLAVSGLNDVGDVVPGDNEYYDPKTKKWSKGPFRYFPTYPALFLTQGGKLLYTGSNAGYGPKGKGREPGVWDLATNQYRTVGGLADADQLETSSSVLLPPAQDQKVMVLGGGGVGESRLSTDRTAVVDLKAEVPVFRSTARLPQGVRYLSSVLLPDDSVFTTGGSADYRGRGASDIRKAQFYYPRTDTFVAAAAPKVGRNYHSEALLLPDGRVATFGSDPLFADKDNTRLGRFEHRLEVYSPPYLYRAPALRPVLGEGPEEVGPGGRATFPAPEAERIQRARLMRPSAVTHTTDVEQRSIELGLEKTAGTVTVAVPADPTLVPPGWYMLFVTDADGTPSVAKWIRVRPAPEPAPPKPPTSRDGWLS from the coding sequence ATGGACTACCGGCCTTCGAAACGGTTCAAGAAGACGGCCCTGGGCGCCTCGGCCGCCGCCCTGCTGCTCGCGCTCAACGCACCCGCCGCGCTCTCCTTCGCCGGGGACCGCTACCACTCGTACAAGATCGGACAGGCCGGCTACCGCGCCCAGTACGGCTCCTGGGGGCTGACCACCCTCCCCGAGGAGTACCGGATCAACGCGATGCACGCGGCGCTGCTGCGCACCGGCAAGGTGCTGCTGATCGCCGGCTCCGGCAACGACCAGCGCAACTTCGACAAGGGCACCTTCTCCACCGTCCTGTGGAACCCGCAGGACGACAGCTTCAAGAAGATCCCGACCCCGGAGGACTTCTTCTGCTCGGGCCACAGCCAACTCCCCGACGGACAGCTCCTGGTCGCCGGCGGGACCGCGCGCTACGAGGTGCTCGGCGGGAAGGTCACCCGGGCCGGCGGCGGCATGCGGGTCAAGAACGAGAGCCCCGACAAGGCGGTCACCCTGGCGAAGGGGACCGTCTTCCGGTCCCCCTCCGGCGTCGAGTACGTGTCGAAGTTCGCCGTCACCGTCCCGAAGGCCATCCGGCGGTTCGAGGTCGCCTACGGGCGCGGCGGGCAGATGATGCCGTGGAAGACCGAGGTGGTCGCCGCGGAGGCGCGCGTCTTCGTGGAGGCGGTCCGCGAGGGCGCCGCGGGGCTGACCACCCAGGCCGCCCAGTACGAGGTGGCCGGGCTCACCGCCAAGGACGCCCGCAACGTCTACGGGCTCGCGGAGCGGCTCAGCGCCGACAAGCAGGACTTCCAGGGCATCAAGTCCGCCTACGAGTTCGACCCGGTGGCGGAGAAGTACGTACCGGTCGACCCGATGCGGGACGCCCGCTGGTACCCGACCCTGGTCGGCCTCCAGGACGGGCGGGTCCTCGCCGTGTCCGGGCTCAACGACGTGGGCGACGTGGTCCCCGGCGACAACGAGTACTACGACCCGAAGACGAAGAAGTGGTCCAAGGGCCCCTTCCGCTACTTCCCGACCTACCCCGCCCTCTTCCTCACCCAGGGCGGCAAACTGCTCTACACCGGCTCCAACGCGGGCTACGGGCCCAAGGGCAAGGGGCGCGAGCCCGGCGTGTGGGACCTGGCGACGAACCAGTACCGCACGGTCGGCGGACTGGCCGACGCCGACCAGCTGGAGACCTCCTCGTCGGTCCTGCTCCCGCCGGCCCAGGACCAGAAGGTGATGGTGCTCGGCGGCGGCGGAGTCGGCGAGTCCCGGCTGTCCACCGACCGGACGGCGGTCGTGGACCTCAAGGCCGAGGTGCCGGTCTTCCGGTCGACGGCCCGGCTGCCGCAGGGCGTGCGCTACCTCAGCAGCGTGCTGCTGCCCGACGACTCCGTCTTCACCACGGGCGGCTCCGCCGACTACCGGGGCCGCGGCGCCAGCGACATCCGCAAGGCGCAGTTCTACTACCCGCGCACGGACACCTTCGTGGCCGCCGCGGCCCCCAAGGTCGGGCGCAACTACCACTCCGAGGCGTTGCTGCTGCCGGACGGCCGGGTGGCGACCTTCGGCTCCGACCCGCTCTTCGCGGACAAGGACAACACCAGACTGGGCCGGTTCGAACACCGGCTGGAGGTCTACAGCCCGCCGTACCTGTACCGGGCCCCGGCGCTGCGGCCGGTCCTGGGGGAGGGGCCCGAGGAGGTCGGGCCCGGCGGCCGCGCCACCTTCCCGGCACCGGAGGCGGAGCGGATCCAGCGGGCCCGGCTGATGCGGCCGAGCGCGGTCACGCACACCACCGACGTGGAGCAGCGCTCGATCGAGCTCGGACTGGAGAAGACGGCCGGAACGGTGACGGTCGCCGTGCCGGCGGACCCGACGCTGGTGCCGCCCGGCTGGTACATGCTGTTCGTGACGGACGCGGACGGCACCCCGTCGGTGGCGAAGTGGATCCGGGTCCGGCCGGCCCCGGAGCCGGCGCCGCCGAAGCCACCGACGTCCAGGGACGGTTGGCTGAGCTAG
- a CDS encoding glycoside hydrolase family 6 protein — MPAPRRAPRSRPVTLLTLALALTAAAACSPTPTAQPESAPPHHPAGIGLVDESPFWVDPQSDAARQVAAWEAQGRNSDAQVLRRIADRPMALWGPAGDPGPEIRRARASARTAGRTLVLVAYNIPHRDCGQHSAGGAKDAAAYRSWIGAFADNIADTKALVVLEPDAIPHLVDGCTQAGHRDERLRLLSEAVDRLKRNKNTKVYLDAGNPAWIPDQRKLVDPLYEAGLDRADGFALNVSNFQPSAAGREYGAALSKATKGKHFVIDTSRNGDGPLQGDRAQAWCNPPGRALGTPPTDGTGDPLVDAYLWVKRPGESDGTCRGGPPAGTWWPDYALGLARRATD; from the coding sequence ATGCCAGCCCCCCGCAGAGCCCCGCGCAGCCGCCCCGTGACCCTCCTCACCCTGGCCCTCGCCCTCACGGCGGCAGCCGCCTGCTCACCCACCCCCACCGCCCAGCCGGAATCCGCCCCGCCCCACCACCCGGCAGGGATCGGCCTCGTCGACGAGTCCCCGTTCTGGGTGGACCCGCAGAGCGACGCCGCCCGCCAGGTCGCCGCCTGGGAGGCGCAGGGCCGCAACAGCGACGCCCAGGTGCTGCGCCGCATCGCCGACCGGCCGATGGCCCTGTGGGGCCCGGCCGGCGACCCCGGCCCGGAGATCCGACGGGCCCGGGCGAGTGCCCGTACGGCCGGCCGCACCCTGGTCCTCGTCGCGTACAACATCCCGCACCGCGACTGCGGCCAGCACTCGGCGGGCGGAGCCAAGGACGCCGCCGCGTACCGGAGCTGGATCGGGGCCTTCGCCGACAACATCGCCGACACCAAGGCCCTGGTCGTCCTGGAGCCGGACGCGATCCCGCACCTCGTGGACGGCTGCACCCAGGCCGGCCACCGCGACGAGCGGCTGCGGCTGCTCTCCGAGGCCGTCGACCGGCTCAAGCGCAACAAGAACACCAAGGTCTACCTGGACGCCGGCAATCCGGCCTGGATCCCGGACCAGCGGAAGCTGGTCGATCCCCTCTACGAGGCCGGACTCGACCGTGCCGACGGCTTCGCCCTCAACGTCTCCAACTTCCAGCCCAGCGCGGCCGGCCGGGAGTACGGCGCCGCCCTCTCCAAGGCGACCAAGGGCAAGCACTTCGTCATCGACACCAGCCGCAACGGCGACGGCCCGCTCCAGGGCGACCGCGCCCAGGCCTGGTGCAATCCGCCCGGCCGGGCCCTCGGTACGCCCCCGACCGACGGTACGGGCGACCCGCTCGTGGACGCGTACCTCTGGGTCAAGCGCCCCGGCGAATCGGACGGCACCTGCCGCGGCGGCCCCCCGGCGGGCACGTGGTGGCCGGACTACGCCCTGGGCCTGGCCCGCCGCGCCACGGACTGA
- a CDS encoding ArsR/SmtB family transcription factor — protein sequence MPFHFRFGAADLLRCRFSISPRWETQEAVRVLLDQRRHAYHLPWLRGIRDAAGGLDLRPLWLLMPRAGHNPDFLSPPPTGPSVTFEEELARVRAADPQAARDDLRRSLVCTPGALESAAGQRMLADPERAVRELADLYEQAWRTLVAPHWPRLRALLEADILFHSRRLAAGGLEALFDGLHPDLRWSGKTLTIARAGHHDRSLDGQGLLLMPSAFVWPEVVGGYDPPWQPTLVYPARGIGALWTAPAGPAPQALARLLGRARADVLCALTEPASTTTLAHRLSLAPSTVSAHLKTLQQAGLLIPSRHGHQILYERTPLAIALTNPAPPALEARGSGGGAPEAVRAQPGERRKGG from the coding sequence GTGCCCTTCCACTTCCGCTTCGGCGCCGCCGACCTGCTGCGCTGCCGGTTCTCGATCTCGCCCCGCTGGGAGACCCAGGAGGCGGTACGGGTCCTCCTGGACCAGCGCCGCCACGCCTACCACCTGCCCTGGCTGCGCGGGATCCGCGACGCGGCCGGCGGGCTGGACCTGCGGCCGCTGTGGCTGCTGATGCCGCGCGCGGGGCACAATCCGGACTTCCTCAGCCCGCCGCCGACGGGCCCATCGGTCACCTTCGAGGAGGAGCTCGCGCGGGTCCGGGCCGCCGATCCGCAGGCGGCCCGGGACGACCTGAGGCGCTCCCTGGTCTGCACCCCGGGCGCCCTGGAGAGCGCGGCCGGGCAGCGGATGCTCGCGGATCCGGAGCGGGCGGTCCGGGAACTGGCCGACCTCTACGAGCAGGCCTGGCGGACGCTGGTCGCCCCGCACTGGCCCCGGCTGCGCGCCCTGCTGGAGGCGGACATCCTGTTCCACTCCCGGCGGCTGGCCGCGGGCGGGCTGGAGGCCCTCTTCGACGGGCTCCACCCGGATCTGCGCTGGTCGGGGAAGACCCTCACCATCGCCCGCGCGGGCCACCACGACCGCTCCCTCGACGGCCAGGGGCTGCTCCTCATGCCGAGCGCCTTCGTCTGGCCGGAGGTGGTGGGCGGCTACGACCCGCCGTGGCAGCCGACCCTCGTGTACCCGGCCCGGGGCATCGGCGCCCTGTGGACGGCCCCCGCGGGCCCGGCCCCCCAGGCCCTGGCCCGCCTCCTGGGCCGCGCCCGCGCGGACGTCCTGTGCGCGCTCACCGAACCGGCCTCGACCACCACCCTGGCCCACCGCCTGTCCCTGGCCCCCTCCACGGTCTCCGCCCACCTGAAAACCCTCCAGCAGGCCGGCCTCCTCATCCCCTCCCGCCACGGCCACCAGATCCTCTACGAACGCACCCCGCTGGCGATCGCCCTGACCAATCCAGCCCCGCCGGCGCTTGAGGCGCGGGGGTCCGGGGGCGGAGCCCCCGAGGCGGTCCGGGCGCAGCCCGGGGAACGGAGGAAGGGCGGGTAG
- a CDS encoding MFS transporter — protein MTTADPSPTSATTAPGPGAPGRAPSRATAPGSAPGPGGPPGPGSPPESAGYRAVFRVGEFRPVFAAHLLSVLGVVIAEISLTVLVYRATGSPLMSALTFALGFLPYALGGTLLAPLADRLPARRVLVGCDLVCAACAAAMAAPGTPVALLLVLRCAMAFVAPLFQGTRSASLADVLGAGEAYVLGRSLLRMVAQSAQLIGFGLGGLLLTVVAPRGAILLTAAGFLGSAVLLRLGTRARPARSAGAGARVSPLAGVRAVLGHRRLRALTLLAWLPPLFVVVPEALLTPYASGLGISTAGLGLLMCAMPVGAIAGEVWAGSALTARTRSRITAPLAALSLLPLLAYAVRPGLPVLWGALVLAGLAHAYTLGLDQWYVEAAPDELRGRAMTLLSTGLMTLQGVGMALAGVAAEFLPVHVVVTSAAVLGTGVVLLLLAEVRRTDGPRRETDPAAK, from the coding sequence ATGACCACCGCAGACCCGTCCCCGACCTCGGCGACCACCGCCCCCGGCCCGGGCGCGCCGGGCCGGGCCCCGTCCCGCGCCACCGCTCCCGGGTCCGCTCCCGGACCCGGAGGGCCGCCCGGTCCGGGATCTCCGCCGGAGTCCGCCGGATACCGGGCCGTCTTCCGGGTCGGGGAGTTCCGGCCGGTGTTCGCCGCGCACCTGCTGTCCGTGCTCGGCGTCGTCATCGCCGAGATCTCCCTCACCGTCCTCGTCTACCGCGCCACCGGCTCCCCCCTGATGAGCGCGCTCACCTTCGCCCTCGGCTTCCTCCCCTACGCCCTCGGCGGCACCCTCCTCGCGCCGCTCGCCGACCGGCTCCCCGCCCGCCGGGTGCTCGTCGGCTGCGACCTCGTCTGCGCGGCCTGCGCCGCCGCCATGGCCGCGCCCGGCACCCCGGTCGCGCTCCTGCTCGTACTGCGCTGCGCGATGGCCTTCGTCGCGCCGCTGTTCCAGGGCACTCGCAGCGCCTCCCTCGCCGACGTCCTCGGCGCCGGCGAGGCCTACGTACTGGGCCGCTCGCTGCTGCGCATGGTGGCGCAGAGCGCCCAGCTCATCGGCTTCGGGCTCGGCGGCCTGCTGCTCACCGTGGTGGCCCCGCGCGGGGCCATCCTCCTGACGGCCGCCGGTTTCCTCGGCTCCGCGGTCCTGCTGCGCCTGGGCACCCGGGCCCGGCCCGCCCGGTCCGCGGGTGCCGGTGCGCGGGTCTCCCCGCTCGCGGGGGTGCGCGCCGTCCTGGGCCACCGCCGGCTGCGGGCCCTGACCCTGCTGGCCTGGCTGCCCCCGCTCTTCGTGGTCGTACCCGAGGCCCTGCTGACCCCGTACGCCTCCGGCCTCGGCATCTCCACCGCCGGGCTGGGGCTGCTGATGTGCGCGATGCCCGTCGGAGCCATCGCCGGGGAGGTGTGGGCGGGTTCGGCGCTCACCGCCCGAACGCGTTCGCGGATCACGGCCCCGCTCGCGGCGCTCTCGCTGCTGCCGCTGCTCGCGTACGCCGTCCGGCCCGGCCTCCCGGTCCTGTGGGGCGCGCTCGTCCTGGCCGGGCTGGCCCACGCGTACACCCTGGGGCTCGACCAGTGGTACGTCGAGGCCGCGCCCGACGAGCTGCGCGGCCGGGCGATGACCCTGCTCAGCACCGGGCTGATGACCCTTCAGGGCGTCGGCATGGCGCTCGCCGGGGTCGCGGCGGAGTTCCTGCCCGTGCACGTGGTCGTCACCTCGGCCGCGGTGCTGGGCACCGGGGTCGTCCTGCTGCTGCTCGCCGAGGTGCGCCGGACGGACGGGCCGAGGCGTGAGACGGATCCCGCCGCCAAATGA
- a CDS encoding MarR family winged helix-turn-helix transcriptional regulator, protein MPKPLSLPFDPIARADELWQQRWGPVPSMAAITSIMRAHQILLGEVDAVVKPYGLTFARYEALVLLTFSKAGELPMSKIGERLMVHPTSVTNTVDRLVKSGLVARRPNPNDGRGTLASITDKGREVVEAATKALMEIDFGLGAYDAEECGEIFALLRPLRVAASDFEEK, encoded by the coding sequence GTGCCCAAGCCGCTCAGCCTTCCCTTCGACCCCATCGCCCGCGCCGACGAACTCTGGCAGCAGCGCTGGGGTCCGGTGCCCTCGATGGCCGCGATCACCTCGATCATGAGGGCGCACCAGATCCTGCTCGGCGAGGTCGACGCGGTCGTCAAGCCGTACGGTCTGACCTTCGCGCGCTACGAGGCGCTCGTGCTGCTGACCTTCTCCAAGGCCGGGGAACTGCCGATGTCGAAGATCGGCGAGCGGCTGATGGTGCACCCGACGTCGGTGACGAACACCGTGGACCGGCTGGTGAAGTCCGGCCTCGTCGCCCGGCGTCCGAACCCGAACGACGGGCGCGGCACGCTCGCGTCGATCACGGACAAGGGCCGCGAGGTGGTCGAGGCGGCCACGAAGGCGCTGATGGAGATCGACTTCGGGCTGGGCGCCTACGACGCCGAGGAGTGCGGGGAGATCTTCGCGCTGCTGCGCCCGCTCCGGGTGGCGGCGTCCGACTTCGAGGAGAAGTGA
- a CDS encoding MBL fold metallo-hydrolase codes for MTALGDLIEIDDRTLLVVGQELDLTRDRPDVANALVHRAGDTLVIVDTGVTTAFRAALREAAGRVRPWSRALVLTTHGHLDHVGNNDLADALGVPAEHWVPAPDLDQMRDPVDYWARAFERVAGAAVLTDPAGTAARVVALFQPMRPFGETTRTYEERPLELIRTGPLRSTGWTFADGAVRVLRSQGHCAGHVIVHLRDPGVLHLSDEGNGPCGPMADADQLKIQSVLGAAALLLEEGEVVFLTDGHTFAVRRGAEAVSHLDGLLEQATALGEASLGLVGEGEEVAPGAFTARYAQVMADLGVGGANPNTLFTAMSAVNQLRELGLRPESGAADAPWSRPPLRDPEPAAPPPPADPARVKIVQTGRLGSTA; via the coding sequence ATGACCGCACTCGGCGACCTGATCGAGATCGACGACCGGACCCTGCTGGTCGTCGGACAGGAACTGGACCTCACCCGGGACCGGCCGGACGTCGCCAACGCCCTCGTGCACAGGGCGGGGGACACCCTCGTGATCGTCGACACCGGTGTCACCACGGCCTTCCGCGCGGCGCTGCGGGAGGCCGCCGGGCGGGTCCGGCCCTGGTCGCGGGCGCTGGTGCTCACCACGCACGGCCACCTCGACCACGTCGGCAACAACGACCTGGCCGACGCGCTGGGCGTACCGGCCGAGCACTGGGTCCCCGCCCCGGACCTCGACCAGATGCGGGACCCGGTGGACTACTGGGCGCGGGCCTTCGAGCGCGTCGCCGGAGCCGCGGTGCTGACCGACCCCGCGGGGACCGCGGCCCGGGTGGTCGCGCTCTTCCAGCCGATGCGCCCCTTCGGAGAGACGACCCGGACCTACGAGGAACGGCCGCTGGAGCTGATCAGGACCGGCCCGCTCCGCTCCACCGGGTGGACCTTCGCCGACGGCGCGGTCCGCGTGCTGCGCAGCCAGGGCCACTGCGCCGGGCACGTGATCGTGCACCTGCGCGACCCGGGGGTCCTGCACCTGTCCGACGAGGGCAACGGCCCCTGCGGCCCGATGGCCGACGCCGACCAGCTCAAGATCCAGAGCGTGCTGGGCGCCGCGGCCCTGCTCCTCGAGGAGGGCGAGGTGGTGTTCCTCACCGACGGGCACACCTTCGCCGTGCGCCGCGGCGCCGAGGCGGTGTCCCACCTCGACGGGCTGCTGGAGCAGGCCACCGCCCTGGGGGAGGCCTCGCTGGGGCTGGTCGGGGAGGGGGAGGAGGTCGCCCCGGGAGCGTTCACCGCCCGGTACGCGCAGGTCATGGCCGACCTGGGCGTCGGCGGAGCCAACCCGAACACGCTGTTCACCGCCATGTCGGCGGTCAACCAGCTCCGTGAGCTGGGTCTGCGCCCGGAGTCCGGAGCCGCCGACGCGCCCTGGTCCCGGCCCCCGCTGCGCGACCCGGAGCCGGCCGCCCCGCCCCCCCCGGCTGACCCGGCCCGCGTCAAGATCGTGCAAACCGGACGGCTAGGCTCGACCGCATGA
- a CDS encoding DUF3817 domain-containing protein: protein MKRSVLTRYRVMAYVTAVMLLILCACMVAKYGFDTGADLTFAVSQAHGVLFMIYLVFAFDLGSKAKWSFGKLLWVLVSGTIPLAAFFVERKVRAEVEPLVVGDPAAARA from the coding sequence ATGAAACGAAGCGTGCTGACCCGCTACCGCGTCATGGCCTACGTGACCGCGGTCATGCTCCTGATCCTCTGCGCCTGCATGGTGGCGAAGTACGGCTTCGACACCGGCGCCGACCTGACCTTCGCGGTCTCGCAGGCGCACGGTGTGCTGTTCATGATCTACCTGGTGTTCGCCTTCGACCTGGGCTCCAAGGCCAAGTGGTCCTTCGGCAAGCTCCTGTGGGTCCTGGTCTCCGGCACCATCCCGTTGGCCGCGTTCTTCGTCGAGCGCAAGGTCCGCGCCGAGGTCGAGCCTCTCGTCGTCGGCGACCCGGCCGCGGCCCGCGCCTGA
- a CDS encoding acyl-CoA mutase large subunit family protein has product MDADAIEEGRRRWQARYDKARKREADFTTLSGDPVDPVYGPRPGDSYEGFERIGWPGEYPYTRGLHATGYRGRTWTIRQFAGFGNAEQTNERYKMILAAGGGGLSVAFDMPTLMGRDSDDPRALGEVGHCGVAIDSAADMEILFKDIPLGDVTTSMTISGPAVPAFCMYLVAAERQGVDPAVLNGTLQTDIFKEYIAQKEWLFEPEPHLRLIGDLMEYCANGIPAYKPLSVSGYHIREAGATAAQELAYTLADGFGYVELGLSRGLDVDHFASGLSFFFDAHLDFFEEIAKFRAARRIWARWMKEVYGAKSEKTMWLRFHTQTAGVSLTAQQPYNNVVRTAVEALAAVLGGTNSLHTNALDETLALPSEQAAEIALRTQQVLMEETGVANVADPLGGSWFVEQLTDRIEADAEKIFEQIKERGLRAHPNGQHPIGPITSGILRGIEDGWFTGEIAESAFQYQRSVEKGDKRVVGVNVHHGSVTGDLEILRVSHEVEKVQVRELAERKARRDDAKVKAALDAMLAAARDGSNMIPAMLDAVRAEATMGEICNLLRDEWGTYTEPPGF; this is encoded by the coding sequence ATGGACGCTGACGCCATTGAGGAAGGCCGCCGTCGCTGGCAGGCCCGGTACGACAAGGCCCGCAAGCGCGAGGCCGATTTCACCACGCTCTCCGGCGATCCCGTCGACCCCGTCTACGGGCCCCGGCCCGGCGACTCCTACGAGGGCTTCGAGCGCATCGGCTGGCCGGGGGAGTACCCGTACACCCGCGGCCTGCACGCCACCGGATACCGGGGGCGGACCTGGACCATCCGGCAGTTCGCCGGTTTCGGCAACGCCGAGCAGACCAACGAGCGCTACAAGATGATCCTGGCCGCCGGCGGCGGCGGGCTCTCCGTCGCCTTCGACATGCCCACCCTGATGGGGCGCGACTCCGACGACCCCCGCGCGCTCGGCGAGGTCGGCCACTGCGGGGTCGCCATCGACTCCGCCGCCGACATGGAGATCCTCTTCAAGGACATCCCGCTCGGCGACGTGACCACCTCCATGACGATCAGCGGCCCCGCCGTCCCCGCCTTCTGCATGTACCTGGTGGCCGCCGAGCGCCAGGGCGTCGACCCGGCCGTCCTGAACGGGACGCTCCAGACCGACATCTTCAAGGAGTACATCGCCCAGAAGGAGTGGCTCTTCGAACCCGAGCCGCACCTGCGCCTCATCGGCGACCTCATGGAGTACTGCGCGAACGGCATCCCCGCCTACAAGCCGCTCTCCGTCTCCGGCTACCACATCCGCGAGGCCGGGGCCACGGCCGCGCAGGAGCTCGCGTACACCCTCGCCGACGGCTTCGGGTACGTGGAGCTGGGCCTCTCGCGGGGGCTGGACGTGGACCATTTCGCGTCCGGGCTCTCCTTCTTCTTCGACGCGCACCTCGACTTCTTCGAGGAGATCGCCAAGTTCCGCGCCGCCCGCCGCATCTGGGCCCGCTGGATGAAGGAGGTGTACGGGGCCAAGTCCGAGAAGACGATGTGGCTGCGCTTCCACACCCAGACGGCCGGGGTCTCCCTCACCGCCCAGCAGCCCTACAACAACGTCGTGCGCACCGCCGTGGAGGCCCTCGCGGCCGTCCTCGGCGGTACGAACTCCCTCCACACCAACGCCCTCGACGAGACCCTCGCGCTGCCGAGCGAGCAGGCCGCCGAGATCGCCCTGCGCACGCAGCAGGTGCTGATGGAGGAGACGGGCGTGGCCAACGTGGCCGACCCGCTGGGCGGCTCCTGGTTCGTCGAGCAGCTCACCGACCGCATCGAGGCCGACGCCGAGAAGATCTTCGAGCAGATCAAGGAGCGCGGGCTGCGCGCCCACCCGAACGGGCAGCACCCGATCGGCCCGATCACCTCGGGCATCCTGCGGGGCATCGAGGACGGCTGGTTCACCGGGGAGATCGCCGAGTCGGCCTTCCAGTACCAGCGCTCGGTGGAGAAGGGCGACAAGCGGGTCGTGGGCGTCAACGTGCACCACGGCTCGGTCACCGGGGACCTGGAGATCCTGCGGGTCAGCCACGAGGTGGAGAAGGTCCAGGTCCGCGAGCTCGCGGAGCGCAAGGCCCGCCGGGACGACGCGAAGGTGAAGGCGGCGCTGGACGCCATGCTGGCCGCCGCCCGCGACGGCTCGAACATGATCCCGGCGATGCTGGACGCGGTGCGCGCCGAGGCCACCATGGGCGAGATCTGCAACCTGCTGCGGGACGAGTGGGGCACCTACACGGAGCCGCCGGGCTTCTGA
- a CDS encoding TetR/AcrR family transcriptional regulator translates to MRNPSSDTTCPPGRTGRPRSAAADAAILAATRDALVELGWSKLTMGDVSARAGVAKTTLYRRWSGKSELVVDAVAELFDSLELPDRGSLEADIEYVVLQFAALLRRPEARTALMAVVAESTRDEALRDRIRSAIVDRQKRLVVLGRERAQARGELPYEEDESLASHTTDLIFDVIAGTVVHRALVSSEPVDELWVATFTALLMYGLQGPAGGPSGPAPMV, encoded by the coding sequence ATGCGCAACCCCAGTTCGGACACCACCTGCCCGCCCGGCCGCACCGGACGCCCGCGCAGCGCCGCCGCGGACGCCGCGATCCTCGCCGCGACCCGGGACGCGCTGGTGGAGCTGGGCTGGTCGAAGCTGACGATGGGGGACGTCTCGGCGCGGGCCGGGGTCGCGAAGACCACCCTCTACCGGCGCTGGTCGGGCAAGAGCGAGCTGGTCGTGGACGCCGTCGCGGAGCTCTTCGACTCCCTCGAACTGCCCGACCGGGGCTCGCTCGAGGCCGACATCGAGTACGTGGTGCTCCAGTTCGCGGCGCTGCTGCGGCGCCCGGAGGCCCGTACCGCCCTGATGGCGGTCGTCGCCGAGTCCACCCGGGACGAGGCCCTGCGGGACCGGATCCGGTCGGCGATCGTGGACCGGCAGAAACGTCTCGTCGTACTGGGGCGCGAACGCGCGCAGGCCCGGGGCGAACTCCCCTACGAGGAGGACGAGTCCCTCGCCTCCCACACCACGGACCTGATCTTCGACGTGATCGCGGGCACGGTGGTGCACCGTGCGCTGGTCAGCTCCGAGCCGGTGGACGAGCTGTGGGTGGCCACCTTCACGGCGCTGCTCATGTACGGCCTCCAGGGTCCCGCCGGCGGCCCTTCCGGCCCCGCACCGATGGTGTGA
- a CDS encoding tetratricopeptide repeat protein: MQPRNMSMSGVVDLAAVKAAGEAKAKAEQARAEAARKAAQGGAPAPAGAVPPSALVFDTDETRFESHVVPLSGEVPVILDFRAEGFEQGRELSLLLERLTIEANGRLALAALDVAANQNLIREFRIQALPAVFAVVAGQAMPLFQDFVSEGEVRGVLAQLVQIAEERFGVIGVEVDPAAEGAAAPGAGAEEAEEPAGPYDALLDEAIEALDADDLDGAVRAYQNVLAADPSNSDAKLGLAQAELFVRVKDMNPQAVRTAAAENPKDPAAQIAAADLDLAGGHVADAFGRLVDTVKVTFGEDRDAVRLRLLEMFEVVGADNPLVTSARTALARVLF, translated from the coding sequence ATGCAGCCCAGAAACATGTCCATGAGCGGCGTCGTCGACCTCGCCGCGGTGAAGGCGGCCGGTGAGGCCAAGGCCAAGGCCGAGCAGGCCCGCGCCGAGGCGGCCCGGAAGGCCGCTCAGGGCGGTGCGCCCGCGCCCGCCGGGGCCGTCCCGCCGTCCGCGCTCGTCTTCGACACCGACGAGACCCGCTTCGAGAGCCACGTCGTCCCGCTCTCGGGCGAGGTTCCGGTCATCCTCGACTTCCGTGCCGAGGGCTTCGAGCAGGGGCGGGAGCTCAGCCTGCTGCTGGAGCGGCTCACCATCGAGGCGAACGGCCGCCTGGCGCTGGCCGCCCTCGACGTCGCGGCCAACCAGAACCTGATCCGCGAGTTCCGCATCCAGGCCCTCCCGGCCGTCTTCGCCGTGGTCGCCGGCCAGGCGATGCCGCTGTTCCAGGACTTCGTGTCCGAGGGCGAGGTCCGCGGGGTCCTGGCCCAGCTGGTCCAGATCGCCGAGGAGCGCTTCGGGGTCATCGGCGTCGAGGTGGACCCCGCGGCCGAGGGCGCCGCCGCCCCGGGCGCGGGCGCGGAGGAGGCCGAGGAGCCGGCCGGTCCGTACGACGCACTGCTCGACGAGGCGATCGAGGCGCTGGACGCCGACGACCTGGACGGGGCGGTGCGCGCCTACCAGAACGTACTGGCGGCCGACCCGTCCAACTCCGACGCCAAGCTGGGCCTCGCCCAGGCGGAGCTGTTCGTCCGGGTCAAGGACATGAACCCGCAGGCGGTGCGCACCGCGGCGGCCGAGAACCCGAAGGACCCGGCGGCGCAGATCGCCGCCGCCGACCTGGATCTGGCCGGCGGTCACGTGGCGGACGCCTTCGGGCGGCTGGTCGACACCGTGAAGGTGACGTTCGGTGAGGACCGGGACGCGGTGCGCTTGCGGCTGCTGGAGATGTTCGAAGTGGTCGGCGCGGACAACCCCCTCGTCACCTCGGCCCGTACGGCCCTCGCGCGGGTGCTGTTCTAG